One Gordonia mangrovi genomic region harbors:
- a CDS encoding MFS transporter: MSAIRRPVDEDSGALDIPDRHPRLAVTILSAAGIVVALMQTIIVPLIPQLPTLLNADPGDTTWALTITLLAGAVITPIGGRLGDMYGKRLMLVASMGCVATGSAVCALSTSLPPFLVGRALQGLGFGTIALGISVMRDIVPPRHLGSSVGTMSASLGIGGALGLPFAAAIAQHVSWHALFWACAAAALAGAAGIALTVPQSSSRSGGRFDLLGAIGLAAMLVFLLLPLSKGSEWGWAAPITLGLFAAFIVVAIVWWFVERRGTNPLVDLDVATERPVLLTNIASIATGFAFYSMQLIPIQLLMAPTAAPNGLGLDMVTASLVLAPSGILMFFFSHVSARLTAAFGPRVSLAVGGAVIAGGYVVFVVALSGPWAMNWGIMLAVACLIGAGLGVAYSAMPALIMSSVRVEQTGEANGVNALMRVVGTSTSAAVVGMILTWSMVTVDSADGAPVGAPAESGYLWASAISLGACVLAIVLALAIPPRRPISVQDV; the protein is encoded by the coding sequence GTGAGTGCGATACGGCGGCCGGTGGACGAGGATTCTGGCGCGCTCGACATCCCCGACCGCCACCCCCGCCTCGCCGTCACCATCCTGTCCGCCGCGGGCATCGTCGTGGCGTTGATGCAGACGATCATCGTGCCGCTGATTCCGCAGCTGCCCACACTGCTGAATGCCGACCCCGGTGACACGACCTGGGCGCTGACCATCACCCTGCTCGCCGGTGCGGTCATCACGCCCATCGGTGGACGGCTCGGCGACATGTACGGCAAACGGCTCATGCTGGTGGCAAGCATGGGATGTGTGGCGACCGGTTCCGCCGTGTGTGCGCTGTCCACATCGCTGCCGCCGTTCCTGGTCGGGCGTGCCCTGCAGGGTCTCGGATTCGGCACGATCGCGCTCGGCATCAGCGTCATGCGCGATATCGTCCCGCCGCGACATCTCGGTTCGTCGGTGGGCACCATGAGCGCCTCCCTCGGTATCGGCGGCGCCCTGGGTCTGCCCTTCGCTGCGGCCATCGCCCAACATGTCAGCTGGCACGCACTGTTCTGGGCGTGTGCGGCGGCAGCGCTGGCCGGCGCCGCCGGTATCGCGCTCACCGTGCCACAGAGTTCGTCGCGCAGCGGCGGACGTTTCGACCTTCTGGGCGCCATCGGCCTGGCGGCGATGCTGGTCTTCCTCCTCCTGCCGCTCTCGAAGGGGTCGGAATGGGGATGGGCTGCGCCGATCACACTCGGGCTGTTCGCTGCGTTCATCGTGGTCGCCATCGTCTGGTGGTTCGTCGAGCGGCGCGGCACCAACCCGCTCGTCGATCTCGACGTCGCCACCGAACGACCGGTGCTGCTCACCAATATCGCCTCGATCGCCACCGGGTTCGCGTTCTACTCGATGCAGCTGATCCCGATCCAGCTGCTGATGGCTCCGACGGCCGCGCCCAACGGCCTCGGCCTGGACATGGTCACGGCCAGCCTGGTGCTGGCGCCCAGCGGCATCCTGATGTTCTTCTTCTCCCACGTCTCCGCGCGACTGACCGCGGCATTCGGTCCCCGGGTGTCGCTGGCCGTGGGCGGGGCGGTGATCGCCGGCGGATACGTGGTGTTCGTCGTGGCCCTCAGCGGGCCGTGGGCGATGAATTGGGGGATCATGCTCGCGGTTGCCTGCCTGATCGGCGCCGGCCTGGGCGTCGCCTACTCCGCGATGCCCGCCCTGATCATGAGTTCGGTGCGCGTGGAGCAGACCGGCGAGGCCAACGGCGTCAACGCTCTGATGCGGGTGGTCGGTACATCCACCTCGGCGGCCGTCGTGGGCATGATTCTCACCTGGTCGATGGTCACGGTCGACTCCGCCGACGGCGCACCGGTCGGCGCGCCCGCCGAGTCGGGGTATCTGTGGGCGTCGGCGATCTCGCTGGGCGCATGCGTCCTGGCAATCGTCCTGGCGCTCGCGATTCCACCGCGCCGGCCGATCTCCGTGCAGGACGTCTAA
- a CDS encoding pyruvate carboxylase, whose amino-acid sequence MFDKVLVANRGEIAIRAFRASYELGARTVAIFPYEDRNSVHRLKADESYQIGTPGHPVRAYLSVDEVIAAAERCGADAIYPGYGFLSENQGLAQACADHGITFVGPSADVLELTGNKATAVAAAKAAGLPVLASSEPSADVDELLSAAASMQFPVFVKAVAGGGGRGMRRVEKIADLGDAIAAASREADAAFGDPTVFLEQAVVNPRHIEVQILADTHGNVMHLFERDCSVQRRHQKVIELAPAPNLPPELRETICSDAVAFARHIGYTCAGTVEFLLDENGQHVFIEMNPRIQVEHTVTEEITDVDLVGSQLRIASGESLDDLGLSQDKVQIRGAAMQCRITTEDPANGFRPDVGRITAYRSPGGAGVRLDGGAVLGAEVTGHFDSMLVKLTCRGRDFATAARRARRAVAEFRIRGVATNIPFLQAVLDDVDFREGRVTTSFIEDRPWLLTSRSSADRGTKILSYLADVTVNKPHGERPTKVYPRDKLPTLDRATLKSPPDGSRQRLLALGPEGFAADLRDSTRLGVTDTTFRDAHQSLLATRVRTTGLMMVAPYVAAMTPQLLSLECWGGATYDVALRFLKEDPWDRLAQLREAVPNICLQMLLRGANTVGYTPYPTKVTTAFVAEATATGIDIFRIFDALNNIEQMRPAIDAVRETGTAVAEVAMSYTGDLANPNEDLYTLDYYLRLAEQIVDAGAHVLAIKDMAGLLRAPAATKLVSALRREFDLPVHVHTHDTPGGQLATYLAAWQAGASAVDGASAALAGTTSQPALSAIVAAAAHTDRDTGLDLAAVCDLEPYWEALRKVYAPFESGLPAPTGRVYTHEIPGGQLSNLRQQAIALGLGNRFEAVEEAYAAADRMLGRLIKVTPSSKVVGDLALALVGRGITADEFAANPQGYDIPDSVIGFLRGELGDPAGGWPEPLRSLALEGRAEAPATTELSADDSHALDTPGQKRQQTLNRLLFPGPTKEFDDHQETYGDTSRLSANQFFYGLRYGEEHRVELEPGVDLLIGLEAISEPDEKGMRTVMCILNGQLRPVQVRDRSVDAEVAAAEKADRGNPHHIGAPFAGVVSLSVDVGDEVAAGAAIGTIEAMKMEATITAPVGGKVARVAIGQVTQVAPGDLLIEIG is encoded by the coding sequence GTGTTCGACAAAGTTCTGGTGGCCAACCGCGGAGAGATCGCCATCCGCGCCTTCCGAGCGTCGTATGAGCTCGGCGCCCGTACGGTGGCGATCTTTCCCTACGAGGACCGGAACTCGGTGCACCGGCTGAAGGCCGACGAGTCGTATCAGATCGGTACTCCCGGTCATCCGGTGCGCGCGTATCTGTCGGTCGACGAGGTGATTGCGGCAGCGGAACGATGTGGCGCCGACGCCATCTATCCCGGCTACGGCTTCCTGTCGGAGAACCAGGGTTTGGCGCAGGCGTGTGCCGATCATGGGATCACGTTCGTGGGTCCGTCGGCGGATGTGTTGGAGTTGACGGGCAACAAGGCGACGGCGGTGGCCGCGGCGAAAGCGGCCGGGTTGCCCGTGTTGGCGTCGTCAGAGCCGTCGGCCGATGTCGACGAGCTGTTGTCGGCGGCGGCGTCCATGCAGTTCCCGGTATTCGTCAAGGCGGTCGCCGGTGGTGGCGGTCGCGGGATGCGGCGGGTGGAAAAGATCGCCGATCTCGGCGACGCCATCGCGGCGGCCTCGCGGGAGGCCGATGCGGCGTTCGGTGATCCGACGGTGTTCCTGGAGCAGGCGGTGGTCAACCCCCGCCACATCGAGGTGCAGATCCTGGCCGACACCCACGGCAACGTGATGCACCTGTTCGAGCGTGATTGCTCGGTGCAGCGTCGCCATCAGAAAGTGATCGAGTTGGCGCCCGCGCCGAACTTGCCGCCGGAGTTGCGGGAGACGATCTGCTCGGATGCCGTCGCCTTCGCCCGCCACATCGGCTACACCTGTGCGGGCACCGTCGAGTTCCTGCTCGACGAGAACGGTCAACATGTGTTCATCGAGATGAACCCGCGGATCCAGGTCGAACACACGGTGACCGAGGAGATCACCGATGTGGACCTGGTGGGTTCGCAGTTGCGCATCGCGTCGGGTGAATCCCTGGACGATCTGGGTTTGTCGCAGGACAAGGTGCAGATTCGGGGCGCCGCGATGCAGTGCCGGATCACCACCGAGGACCCGGCCAACGGGTTCCGCCCCGATGTCGGGCGGATCACCGCCTATCGCAGTCCTGGTGGCGCCGGAGTGCGCCTGGACGGCGGCGCGGTCCTCGGTGCCGAGGTGACCGGTCACTTCGACTCCATGCTGGTCAAACTCACTTGTCGCGGAAGAGATTTCGCGACCGCCGCGCGCCGGGCGCGTCGCGCGGTGGCCGAGTTCCGGATTCGTGGTGTGGCCACCAACATCCCATTCCTGCAGGCGGTACTCGACGATGTCGACTTCCGCGAGGGGCGGGTCACCACGTCGTTCATCGAGGACCGCCCGTGGCTGCTCACCTCGCGGTCCTCGGCCGATCGTGGCACCAAGATCCTGTCGTATCTGGCCGACGTCACGGTCAACAAGCCGCACGGCGAGCGGCCCACCAAGGTGTACCCGCGCGACAAGCTCCCGACGCTGGATCGGGCCACCCTGAAGTCGCCGCCGGACGGTTCGCGGCAGCGGTTGCTGGCGCTGGGACCCGAAGGGTTCGCCGCGGATCTGCGTGACTCCACGCGGCTCGGCGTCACCGACACCACCTTCCGCGATGCGCATCAGTCGCTGCTGGCCACCCGCGTCCGTACCACCGGGCTGATGATGGTGGCCCCGTACGTGGCCGCGATGACTCCGCAGCTGCTGTCGCTGGAGTGCTGGGGTGGTGCCACCTACGACGTGGCATTGCGGTTCCTCAAAGAGGATCCGTGGGATCGGTTGGCGCAGCTGCGCGAAGCGGTACCCAACATTTGCCTGCAGATGCTGCTGCGCGGCGCGAACACCGTCGGCTACACGCCGTATCCGACCAAGGTGACCACGGCGTTCGTCGCCGAGGCCACCGCCACCGGTATCGACATCTTCCGTATCTTCGATGCGCTCAACAACATCGAGCAGATGCGCCCGGCCATCGACGCGGTGCGCGAGACCGGCACCGCCGTCGCCGAGGTCGCCATGTCCTACACCGGTGACCTGGCCAACCCGAACGAGGACCTCTACACCCTCGACTACTACTTGCGGCTGGCCGAGCAGATCGTCGACGCCGGTGCCCACGTGCTGGCAATCAAGGACATGGCCGGGTTGCTGCGGGCCCCGGCGGCGACGAAGCTGGTGTCGGCGCTGCGCCGCGAGTTCGATCTGCCGGTGCATGTGCACACCCACGACACCCCCGGCGGGCAGTTGGCGACCTATCTGGCCGCCTGGCAGGCCGGAGCGTCGGCAGTCGATGGCGCCAGTGCCGCACTGGCCGGCACCACGAGTCAGCCCGCGTTGTCGGCGATCGTGGCCGCGGCCGCGCACACCGACCGTGATACGGGCCTCGACTTGGCGGCCGTGTGCGATCTCGAGCCGTACTGGGAGGCGCTGCGCAAGGTGTATGCGCCGTTCGAGTCGGGACTGCCGGCCCCGACGGGACGTGTCTACACCCACGAGATCCCCGGCGGTCAGCTGTCGAATCTGCGTCAGCAGGCGATAGCGCTCGGGCTCGGCAATCGGTTCGAGGCCGTCGAGGAGGCCTACGCTGCCGCCGACCGCATGCTGGGCCGGTTGATCAAGGTGACCCCGTCATCGAAGGTCGTCGGTGATCTGGCGTTGGCGTTGGTCGGCCGCGGTATCACCGCCGACGAATTCGCCGCCAACCCGCAGGGCTACGACATCCCGGACTCGGTGATCGGGTTCCTGCGTGGCGAACTCGGTGACCCGGCGGGTGGCTGGCCCGAACCGCTGCGGTCCCTCGCGCTGGAGGGACGTGCCGAGGCGCCGGCCACGACCGAGTTGTCGGCCGACGATTCCCACGCGCTCGACACCCCGGGCCAGAAGCGGCAGCAGACGCTCAACCGGTTGCTGTTCCCCGGCCCCACCAAGGAGTTCGACGATCACCAGGAGACCTACGGCGACACGTCCCGGTTGTCGGCGAACCAGTTCTTCTATGGGCTGCGCTACGGCGAGGAGCACCGGGTGGAACTCGAGCCCGGCGTGGATCTGCTGATCGGGCTCGAGGCGATCAGCGAACCCGACGAGAAGGGGATGCGCACCGTGATGTGCATCCTCAACGGACAGCTCCGGCCGGTGCAGGTGCGGGACCGCTCGGTCGATGCCGAGGTGGCTGCCGCGGAGAAGGCCGACCGCGGCAACCCGCATCACATCGGTGCACCGTTCGCCGGTGTCGTGTCGCTGAGCGTCGACGTCGGTGACGAGGTCGCCGCCGGAGCCGCCATCGGCACCATCGAGGCGATGAAGATGGAGGCCACCATCACCGCCCCCGTCGGCGGCAAGGTGGCCCGCGTCGCCATCGGCCAGGTCACCCAGGTGGCCCCCGGCGATCTGCTCATCGAGATCGGGTAG